A region of Thermococcus piezophilus DNA encodes the following proteins:
- a CDS encoding iron-sulfur cluster assembly protein: MKVYMSNRKWPEHYKGVLNELRKITDPVTGGDILDSGVITGLEVEDDTLKIWLNFESHAEYNMTGASAIAYSKIIGDIIERFALVKFDNVYVYDLRNNPVGVFENNKGYTIKDLSSEKV, from the coding sequence ATGAAGGTCTACATGTCCAACCGCAAATGGCCAGAACACTATAAGGGTGTCCTCAATGAGCTCAGAAAGATAACTGACCCAGTTACTGGAGGGGACATCCTTGACTCGGGAGTAATAACTGGCCTAGAGGTCGAGGATGATACCCTTAAAATCTGGCTCAACTTCGAGAGCCACGCCGAGTACAACATGACGGGAGCAAGTGCTATAGCCTACTCCAAGATAATCGGTGACATCATCGAACGCTTTGCCCTCGTCAAGTTTGACAACGTCTACGTTTACGACCTCAGGAACAACCCCGTCGGTGTTTTTGAGAACAATAAAGGCTATACGATCAAAGATTTGAGCTCGGAGAAGGTCTGA
- a CDS encoding ferritin-like domain-containing protein: MLMDEILDKLVKFPLREIIGYAIASEDDAKAFYEHLASRTGGLLREFFQTLAKAEDSHKETLLRLHETLFGDTDYTVPEGIPFAETSIRVDTVANLVEAMRVALLSEKTAERIYTHLEKRLPEHRIIFGFLAAQERSHYASIKSHVEYLEDVTESKPEYINVPIEHLNTQLELYLAPHTRS, translated from the coding sequence ATGTTAATGGATGAGATTCTTGACAAACTTGTTAAGTTCCCGCTGAGGGAGATAATTGGCTACGCTATAGCCTCAGAAGATGACGCCAAAGCTTTTTATGAACACCTCGCCTCCAGAACAGGAGGGCTGCTCAGAGAATTCTTCCAGACCCTTGCTAAAGCCGAAGACTCCCACAAGGAGACCCTCCTAAGACTGCACGAAACGCTCTTTGGGGATACTGATTACACCGTTCCCGAAGGGATACCCTTTGCCGAAACCTCGATCAGAGTCGACACTGTCGCCAACCTCGTAGAGGCGATGAGAGTTGCCCTGCTCAGCGAAAAAACCGCAGAAAGGATATACACCCACCTGGAAAAACGCCTTCCGGAGCACAGGATCATATTCGGATTCTTAGCGGCGCAGGAGAGATCCCACTACGCGTCCATAAAGTCCCACGTCGAATATCTCGAGGACGTCACGGAGAGTAAGCCAGAATACATCAACGTTCCCATCGAACACCTTAACACCCAGCTCGAACTTTACCTAGCGCCCCACACGCGGTCGTGA
- a CDS encoding ferritin-like domain-containing protein, with protein MEITDKEVFEISINSEIRAKEAYEKLASLVKSDIIGDELLFLAKEEDKHREIIEKMAEKLTGENVEPKKIEIDIMGEFKVVAEKMAEAISKPDVNIDEIYDISMQAELVSEKLYKELAGYAATEKTKLLLEMLADMERNHYNMLRKQYDYIMRYPEIYKGEFYDQLMKDVNFNF; from the coding sequence GTGGAGATAACAGATAAGGAAGTTTTTGAGATTTCCATAAACTCTGAGATTAGAGCCAAGGAGGCCTATGAGAAGCTTGCTTCTCTCGTCAAGAGCGACATAATAGGGGACGAACTCCTCTTCTTGGCCAAGGAAGAAGACAAACACAGGGAAATAATAGAGAAGATGGCCGAAAAGCTCACGGGCGAAAACGTTGAGCCCAAGAAGATAGAGATAGACATAATGGGGGAGTTCAAGGTCGTAGCCGAGAAGATGGCTGAAGCTATAAGCAAACCCGACGTAAACATCGACGAGATTTATGATATTTCCATGCAGGCTGAACTCGTCAGCGAGAAGCTCTACAAGGAACTGGCTGGCTATGCAGCCACCGAAAAGACCAAACTTCTCCTTGAGATGCTCGCCGACATGGAGAGAAACCACTACAATATGCTGAGGAAGCAGTACGACTACATAATGCGCTATCCTGAGATCTATAAGGGGGAGTTCTACGATCAGCTCATGAAGGACGTCAACTTCAACTTCTGA
- a CDS encoding ferritin family protein, producing the protein MNELEALALALEVEKAELKFYIEMAKRARDERAKKMFLFLAGEEAEHWDVFERKFVENVVEKCELPTIDKGILEKLSPKHDGDLSEVDAVKIGMEQEKLTWEFYEKAAKEAKDEAVKKIFLELAKVEKAHYELLKAQYDSIMKTGIWMDYQDFSLEVD; encoded by the coding sequence ATGAACGAGCTTGAAGCACTTGCTTTGGCACTAGAGGTTGAGAAGGCAGAGCTAAAATTTTATATAGAAATGGCAAAGAGAGCCAGAGATGAAAGGGCAAAGAAGATGTTTCTATTTTTAGCGGGTGAGGAAGCGGAGCATTGGGACGTCTTTGAGAGGAAGTTCGTTGAGAATGTTGTGGAGAAATGTGAACTTCCGACAATTGACAAGGGAATCCTAGAAAAGCTGAGCCCAAAACATGATGGTGATTTAAGTGAAGTTGATGCCGTAAAAATCGGCATGGAGCAGGAAAAGCTAACGTGGGAGTTCTACGAAAAAGCTGCCAAGGAGGCAAAAGATGAAGCTGTGAAGAAGATTTTTCTCGAGCTGGCTAAAGTGGAAAAGGCCCACTATGAACTTTTAAAGGCCCAGTATGACTCCATCATGAAGACCGGCATCTGGATGGACTATCAGGATTTCAGTCTTGAGGTTGATTAG
- a CDS encoding iron-sulfur cluster assembly protein, producing MVEILKKVQDPETGVNIVEVGLVYGLTVEGDRIDVFLLMARSTPECRFCRMLAINVQRKVLRGIVTVLKEEGFNKIRVYNELGLLLVEGMIHDST from the coding sequence GTGGTTGAGATTCTGAAAAAAGTTCAGGACCCAGAAACCGGAGTTAACATCGTGGAAGTGGGACTGGTTTATGGCCTGACGGTTGAAGGAGACAGGATTGATGTTTTCCTCCTCATGGCTCGCTCCACCCCAGAATGCCGTTTTTGCCGAATGCTGGCGATAAACGTGCAGAGGAAGGTTCTCAGGGGCATCGTTACGGTTTTGAAAGAGGAAGGTTTTAATAAAATAAGAGTCTACAATGAACTTGGACTGTTGCTTGTGGAGGGGATGATTCATGATTCCACCTGA
- a CDS encoding GNAT family N-acetyltransferase, which yields MEIVKMGNPLSLKNELLSFVFRVYRDTNGAYPALEWLENKPSIDDFEGFKKVYEPFLEFRLGEEFDELYVGMKDGKVIGTVALVYNLEDKDVWWVPEELKNEKTGLIEFFMVDPVYKGKGYGSRLLEFAINRLGELGKDAYVITLPNLEAYSYYLRKGFEKVMDYKEFVVLKYKGQRRKL from the coding sequence ATGGAAATCGTTAAGATGGGAAATCCACTATCACTTAAAAATGAACTGCTTAGCTTTGTTTTCAGAGTGTACCGAGACACCAATGGGGCTTATCCAGCCCTTGAATGGCTTGAGAACAAGCCGAGTATTGACGATTTCGAAGGCTTCAAAAAAGTCTACGAGCCATTCCTCGAGTTTCGGCTGGGAGAAGAGTTCGACGAGCTCTACGTCGGAATGAAAGATGGGAAGGTAATTGGAACGGTTGCCCTCGTCTACAACCTGGAGGACAAGGACGTCTGGTGGGTACCAGAAGAGCTGAAAAATGAAAAAACGGGCCTCATAGAGTTCTTCATGGTCGACCCTGTATACAAAGGAAAAGGCTACGGTTCGAGGCTGCTGGAATTTGCAATAAACCGCCTGGGAGAGCTTGGAAAAGACGCCTATGTGATAACCCTCCCCAACCTAGAAGCTTACTCTTACTACCTCAGGAAGGGCTTCGAAAAGGTGATGGACTACAAGGAGTTCGTGGTGCTGAAATATAAAGGTCAGAGAAGGAAGCTGTAA
- a CDS encoding thiamine pyrophosphate-dependent enzyme, which yields MNPNVEKVDKSRFEPKRPGSQDIAWCPGCGNFGIRNILTTALAELGLSPNEVAIISGIGQAAKMPHYIKVNGYHTLHGRAIPIATGVKVANPELTVIAEGGDGDMYAEGGNHLLHAIRRNPDITVLIHDNQIYGLTKGQASPTTMKGMKTPTQPWGVFEEPFNIIALAIALDASFVARTFMGYFSESVEIIKKAIEHKGLAIVDIFHPCISFNKVNTYTWYREHTYWMDDHDPYDREAAFKRAIETDPLPLGVFYINEKPTFEEFVPAYKRDKTPLWKREPKVEEIRKILDIKRRL from the coding sequence ATGAACCCCAACGTTGAAAAGGTCGACAAGAGCCGCTTCGAACCGAAGAGGCCAGGGAGCCAGGACATAGCCTGGTGCCCCGGGTGCGGCAACTTCGGAATCAGGAACATACTCACAACGGCCCTGGCGGAGCTCGGCCTTAGCCCCAACGAGGTGGCAATAATCAGCGGTATTGGTCAGGCCGCAAAGATGCCCCACTACATAAAAGTCAACGGCTACCACACGCTCCACGGCAGGGCCATTCCAATAGCAACTGGCGTGAAGGTGGCGAATCCAGAGCTGACCGTCATAGCAGAGGGTGGAGACGGCGACATGTACGCCGAAGGCGGCAACCATCTCCTTCACGCGATAAGGAGGAACCCAGACATAACTGTTCTCATTCACGACAACCAGATATACGGCCTCACGAAGGGCCAGGCTTCTCCCACAACGATGAAGGGAATGAAGACGCCCACTCAGCCGTGGGGCGTCTTTGAAGAGCCGTTCAACATCATTGCCCTTGCCATAGCCCTCGATGCTTCCTTTGTTGCAAGAACCTTCATGGGGTATTTCAGTGAGAGCGTCGAGATAATAAAGAAGGCGATAGAACATAAAGGTTTGGCTATAGTCGATATCTTCCATCCCTGTATCAGCTTCAACAAGGTGAACACCTACACCTGGTACAGGGAGCACACCTACTGGATGGACGACCATGACCCATACGACAGGGAAGCGGCCTTTAAACGCGCGATTGAAACCGATCCACTCCCGCTCGGCGTGTTTTACATCAACGAAAAGCCCACGTTTGAAGAGTTCGTCCCTGCCTACAAGAGGGACAAAACGCCGCTGTGGAAGAGGGAGCCGAAGGTTGAGGAGATAAGAAAGATTCTAGATATTAAAAGGAGGCTCTGA
- a CDS encoding 2-oxoacid:acceptor oxidoreductase subunit alpha produces the protein MVEFQEDLSVVLGGAAGQGIQTVEEILTRTLKFSGYNVYANKEYMSRVRGGINTTEIRVSSKRVRAFVKKINILIPFKRGVLPWVKERISESTVVIGEKENVEEEFLEKIHFIEVPLTKMALDVGSQLYINTIAAGIVVGIFRGEFSAVEEYLKERFGSKGENVVQKNIEAVKKGYELGLKLLEEGAVKVEVQRNENARNEILLSGAEAVALGALAGGMNFLSFYPMSPSTGVAVFAAQHAEDFGIVVEQAEDEISAINMALGAWYAGARTMVTTSGGGFTMMTEALSLAGMAENPIVIHLAQRPGPATGLPTRTIQGDLNLVLHAGHGDFPRIILAPGNIEEAFYLSAEAFNLTDRYQVPVIILTDQYLMDTYYNLPEFELDKVKVEKYIVEAKPGYRRYELTEDGISPRAIPGYGEDVVVANGNEHDEWGDITEDAELTVRMQEKRAIRKLETIRKNAPLPRLIGREDAKYIIVTWGSTLHIVEEAIEKPGRDDVALLHFSWLYPLNPETKKFFEGKTIIAVELNVTGQFAELLKKELGVEVHHRVLKYDGRPFSVEKVLDGLRGVVE, from the coding sequence ATGGTGGAGTTTCAAGAAGACCTTTCTGTGGTTCTAGGTGGAGCTGCAGGGCAGGGCATCCAGACCGTCGAGGAGATTCTGACCAGAACACTGAAGTTCTCAGGCTACAACGTCTATGCAAACAAGGAGTACATGTCGCGCGTTCGTGGGGGCATAAACACCACGGAGATACGGGTTTCATCCAAGAGAGTAAGAGCTTTCGTGAAGAAGATAAACATTCTGATTCCCTTCAAGCGCGGTGTTCTCCCGTGGGTCAAGGAGAGGATATCGGAGAGTACAGTCGTCATCGGCGAGAAGGAAAACGTCGAGGAGGAGTTTCTCGAGAAGATTCACTTCATCGAGGTTCCCCTCACCAAGATGGCGCTCGATGTTGGCAGTCAGCTCTACATCAACACCATAGCGGCGGGCATTGTCGTTGGCATCTTCCGCGGCGAATTCTCGGCGGTTGAGGAATATCTGAAGGAACGCTTCGGGAGCAAGGGCGAGAACGTTGTTCAGAAGAACATCGAGGCGGTAAAGAAGGGCTACGAGCTCGGCCTCAAGCTCCTCGAGGAGGGCGCCGTAAAGGTAGAGGTCCAGAGGAACGAAAATGCCAGGAACGAGATACTCCTCAGCGGGGCCGAGGCTGTGGCTCTGGGTGCCCTCGCCGGGGGTATGAACTTCCTCAGCTTCTATCCGATGAGCCCCTCAACAGGGGTGGCAGTTTTCGCAGCACAGCATGCGGAGGACTTCGGGATAGTGGTGGAGCAGGCCGAGGACGAGATTTCCGCAATCAACATGGCCTTAGGAGCCTGGTACGCCGGAGCGAGGACTATGGTGACTACCTCCGGCGGCGGCTTTACTATGATGACGGAGGCTCTTAGCTTGGCCGGGATGGCTGAGAATCCAATAGTCATACACCTCGCCCAGAGGCCTGGACCTGCGACCGGCTTGCCCACGAGAACCATACAGGGCGACCTAAATCTCGTTCTCCACGCCGGCCACGGGGACTTCCCGAGGATTATCCTCGCTCCGGGCAACATAGAGGAGGCCTTCTACCTAAGCGCCGAGGCATTCAACCTGACGGACAGGTACCAGGTACCCGTAATAATACTCACCGACCAGTACCTCATGGATACCTACTACAACCTCCCTGAGTTCGAGCTGGATAAGGTCAAGGTCGAAAAATACATAGTCGAAGCGAAGCCCGGCTATAGGAGGTATGAGCTCACCGAGGACGGAATATCGCCGAGGGCGATCCCAGGTTATGGTGAGGATGTGGTTGTAGCCAACGGAAACGAGCACGACGAATGGGGCGACATAACAGAGGATGCAGAACTTACAGTCAGAATGCAGGAGAAGAGGGCAATCAGAAAACTCGAAACCATCAGGAAGAATGCACCGCTGCCAAGACTCATCGGAAGGGAGGATGCCAAGTACATCATCGTCACTTGGGGCTCAACGCTCCACATTGTTGAGGAGGCCATAGAGAAGCCCGGTAGGGACGATGTAGCGCTGCTCCACTTCAGCTGGCTCTACCCACTCAACCCGGAGACAAAGAAGTTTTTCGAAGGCAAGACCATCATAGCCGTCGAGCTCAACGTTACGGGCCAGTTCGCGGAGCTTCTAAAGAAGGAGCTTGGCGTTGAGGTTCATCACAGGGTTCTCAAGTACGATGGGAGGCCCTTCTCGGTTGAAAAAGTCCTCGATGGCCTCAGGGGGGTGGTAGAATGA
- a CDS encoding class II SORL domain-containing protein, with product MLSKTIASGDWKGEKHVPVIEYEKDGDLVKVEVSVGKEIPHPNTPEHHIAWIELYFHPEDGNFPILVGRVAFTNHSDPLTEPKAIFFLRTQKKGKLYALSYCNIHGLWENEVALE from the coding sequence ATGTTGAGCAAAACCATAGCTTCTGGAGACTGGAAGGGAGAAAAGCACGTGCCCGTTATAGAGTACGAGAAGGACGGCGACCTCGTCAAGGTTGAGGTCAGTGTCGGCAAAGAAATTCCGCACCCGAACACTCCCGAGCACCACATCGCCTGGATCGAGCTTTACTTCCACCCCGAGGATGGCAACTTCCCGATTCTCGTCGGCAGGGTTGCCTTCACCAACCACAGCGACCCGCTCACCGAGCCGAAGGCTATATTCTTCCTCAGGACCCAGAAGAAGGGCAAGCTCTACGCTTTAAGCTACTGCAATATCCATGGCCTCTGGGAAAACGAGGTCGCGCTTGAGTGA
- a CDS encoding FprA family A-type flavoprotein, giving the protein MPKVWTERILDDPELYLIRIDDDRIKYFEATWDIPEGITYNAYLMKLKDTVVLFDITKKEYTEEFMEALKGIVDPKEITHIIIHHTEPDHSGALPAVLEANGYRAQLIGTSFAKRFLEGFYGEKVVENFYAIKDGEDMNIGGKTFRFITVPWLHWPDTMITYVVEDKLIFSCDAGGGYSIPPVIDDSDEKVIEEYLPHVTKYIVTVIGHYHKYIVQNIKKLKELGIVQEARMILPGHGLIWRKNPMRIFEHYEAVGAGKVKKGKVLIIYDSMYGFVERRMEIVLDELRKHGLNPVVYKFTDKEAPAVSDILGNVPDSEALIIGASTYEAEIHPRIRYALYEILDKANYEKPVLIVGAFGWAGVAGKKIETLITRSKFDHVDTVESRGWPTPEEEERLRKGVRKLVRWIS; this is encoded by the coding sequence ATGCCAAAGGTCTGGACTGAAAGAATACTGGATGACCCCGAGCTTTATCTCATAAGGATTGATGACGACAGGATCAAGTACTTCGAGGCCACTTGGGACATCCCGGAGGGCATAACCTACAACGCCTACCTCATGAAGCTCAAAGATACCGTTGTTCTCTTTGACATAACCAAGAAAGAGTATACAGAGGAATTCATGGAGGCCCTCAAGGGCATCGTTGACCCCAAAGAGATAACGCACATCATCATCCATCACACCGAGCCGGACCACAGCGGGGCCCTTCCGGCAGTCCTTGAGGCCAATGGATACAGGGCCCAGCTCATAGGCACGAGCTTTGCGAAGCGCTTCCTTGAGGGGTTCTACGGAGAAAAGGTCGTCGAGAACTTCTACGCAATCAAGGACGGCGAGGATATGAACATCGGCGGAAAAACCTTCCGCTTCATAACCGTCCCGTGGCTCCACTGGCCGGACACGATGATAACCTATGTCGTTGAGGATAAGCTCATCTTCAGCTGCGACGCCGGCGGAGGCTACTCTATTCCCCCAGTCATTGACGACAGCGACGAAAAGGTTATCGAGGAATATCTCCCCCATGTCACCAAGTACATAGTCACCGTCATAGGCCACTACCACAAGTACATAGTCCAGAACATAAAGAAGCTCAAGGAGCTCGGCATAGTGCAGGAGGCCAGGATGATACTCCCAGGACACGGACTGATATGGCGCAAGAATCCCATGAGGATATTTGAGCACTACGAGGCTGTCGGTGCTGGGAAGGTAAAGAAAGGCAAGGTTCTCATCATCTACGACTCGATGTACGGCTTCGTCGAGAGAAGGATGGAGATTGTTTTGGACGAGCTCAGGAAGCACGGCCTCAACCCGGTAGTCTACAAGTTTACGGACAAAGAGGCGCCGGCAGTTAGCGATATACTCGGCAATGTCCCAGACAGCGAGGCGCTCATAATAGGAGCATCCACATATGAGGCCGAGATACACCCACGCATACGCTACGCTCTCTACGAGATACTCGACAAGGCCAACTATGAGAAGCCCGTTTTAATAGTCGGCGCCTTCGGCTGGGCGGGCGTTGCTGGAAAGAAGATAGAGACCCTTATAACGAGGAGCAAGTTCGACCACGTGGACACGGTTGAATCGCGCGGATGGCCAACTCCAGAGGAGGAGGAAAGGCTTAGAAAAGGCGTCAGAAAGCTTGTCAGGTGGATTTCCTGA
- a CDS encoding ATP phosphoribosyltransferase regulatory subunit produces MKKDLLSESERLAYVTKYLRRTFELWGYREILLPAIEEFSEQLRKGTKFAYNNGFYIIKPDLTSQILANLKEPRKLKLYYISEVLNGGIKGKWQAGVEFIGGKDIKMQVEVLLAVITSLEALGIEDFYIDVGSLKVWEGAIEGIEEFRAEIFRALTRRNFEIIERLPISGEKKEELWQLFNFRGKSCKYKKLNKIIEAVDDERVFIDFGTIRPLPYYSDIIFEVYSPKIGKPLGGGGEYTFKGVSAFGFAFDLDALSKLFDGKIEKSRKRIGGELKEAYRLAKELVKLGIPVEVE; encoded by the coding sequence ATGAAGAAGGATTTGCTTTCCGAATCAGAGAGGTTAGCCTATGTTACAAAATATTTAAGGAGAACATTTGAGCTCTGGGGTTATAGAGAGATACTTTTGCCAGCTATAGAAGAATTCAGCGAGCAGCTAAGGAAGGGAACCAAGTTCGCTTACAACAATGGATTTTATATAATAAAGCCAGATTTAACATCCCAGATACTGGCAAATCTCAAAGAGCCAAGGAAGCTTAAGCTCTATTACATCAGCGAAGTACTAAACGGGGGGATTAAAGGAAAATGGCAGGCTGGAGTTGAGTTTATTGGCGGAAAAGACATCAAAATGCAGGTCGAGGTTCTTTTAGCTGTTATAACATCCCTTGAGGCGCTTGGCATTGAAGACTTTTACATTGACGTTGGCAGCTTAAAAGTCTGGGAGGGAGCAATTGAAGGAATTGAAGAATTTAGGGCAGAGATCTTCAGAGCCTTGACGAGAAGAAACTTCGAAATCATCGAGAGATTACCTATAAGTGGGGAAAAGAAAGAAGAGCTCTGGCAACTCTTTAATTTCAGAGGAAAGAGCTGTAAATACAAAAAGCTTAACAAGATTATCGAGGCTGTTGACGATGAGAGAGTCTTCATTGACTTTGGAACAATACGGCCTCTGCCCTACTACAGTGACATAATCTTTGAGGTCTATTCTCCAAAGATTGGAAAACCGCTCGGAGGCGGCGGAGAGTATACATTTAAAGGAGTCAGTGCTTTTGGATTCGCCTTTGACTTAGATGCACTCTCAAAGCTCTTTGACGGGAAGATAGAGAAGAGCAGAAAGAGAATCGGAGGAGAGCTGAAAGAAGCATACAGGCTCGCAAAGGAACTTGTTAAGCTCGGCATTCCAGTGGAGGTGGAATAA
- a CDS encoding ferritin family protein, translating to MIPPELDEGLPLERIRDFSLEELLGMAIKAEIGAREFYTSLAERMEIQALKEKIEWLAEEEGKHEKLLRRIYANMFPGKDVIFPEEHIGPELQPVARKLHSVEDIIDLIRWAMKAEEIAANFYAELENIMETEDKRRLMRYLSDMEKGHYYTLKAEYELLLDWAMYSQMMNIGP from the coding sequence ATGATTCCACCTGAACTTGATGAAGGGCTCCCCCTTGAAAGGATTAGGGATTTCTCCCTTGAAGAACTCCTTGGAATGGCCATAAAGGCCGAGATAGGTGCAAGGGAATTCTACACAAGTCTTGCCGAAAGGATGGAGATACAGGCTTTGAAGGAGAAAATTGAATGGCTCGCGGAAGAGGAAGGGAAGCATGAGAAACTCCTGAGAAGGATTTACGCCAACATGTTCCCTGGAAAAGATGTCATCTTCCCGGAGGAGCACATAGGACCAGAGCTCCAGCCAGTCGCGAGAAAGCTTCACAGCGTTGAGGATATAATAGACCTTATCCGTTGGGCCATGAAGGCTGAGGAGATAGCAGCCAACTTCTACGCCGAACTCGAGAACATAATGGAAACAGAAGACAAGAGGAGGCTCATGCGCTATCTTAGTGACATGGAGAAGGGACACTACTACACGCTCAAGGCAGAGTACGAGCTCTTGCTTGACTGGGCAATGTACAGCCAGATGATGAACATCGGACCGTAA
- the rd gene encoding rubredoxin — MAKWKCIVCGYIYDEDEGDPDNGIAPGTKFEDLPEDWVCPLCGAGKDMFEKIE; from the coding sequence ATGGCAAAGTGGAAATGTATAGTTTGTGGATACATCTATGATGAGGACGAAGGCGACCCAGACAATGGAATAGCTCCAGGAACCAAGTTTGAAGACCTTCCCGAAGACTGGGTCTGCCCGCTCTGCGGAGCTGGAAAAGACATGTTTGAAAAGATAGAGTGA
- a CDS encoding ferritin family protein has protein sequence MLAKYPFELPKDRKLSTREIAQALRWAIEAELDAISFYEQLAEHIDDERIKHIFYDVANEEKEHFGEFLAALFEVDGELAKYMKEGFEEVEEETGIKVEL, from the coding sequence ATGCTGGCGAAATACCCGTTTGAGCTTCCAAAGGATAGGAAGCTCTCAACGAGGGAAATCGCTCAGGCTTTGCGCTGGGCGATCGAGGCTGAGCTCGACGCCATAAGCTTCTATGAACAGCTGGCCGAGCATATAGATGATGAGAGGATAAAGCACATCTTCTACGATGTTGCCAACGAGGAAAAGGAGCACTTCGGGGAATTCCTGGCGGCGCTTTTCGAGGTTGATGGTGAGCTTGCCAAGTACATGAAGGAAGGTTTTGAGGAGGTTGAGGAGGAAACTGGCATAAAAGTAGAGCTTTGA
- a CDS encoding rubrerythrin family protein codes for MVVKRKMTRKFLEEAFAGESMAHMKYLIFAEQAEKEGYPNIAKLFRAIAYAEFVHAKNHFIALGKLGKTSENLQEGINGETYEVEEMYPVFKNAAEFQGERDAIRTTHYALEAEKIHADFYAKAKERAEKGEDFEINKVYICPVCGYTVVDEIPEKCPVCGVPGDKFVIFE; via the coding sequence ATGGTTGTGAAAAGGAAAATGACTCGAAAGTTCCTGGAGGAGGCCTTCGCCGGCGAAAGCATGGCCCACATGAAGTACCTTATCTTCGCAGAGCAGGCGGAGAAGGAGGGTTATCCTAACATAGCCAAGCTCTTCAGGGCAATAGCCTATGCCGAGTTTGTCCATGCCAAGAACCACTTCATAGCCCTCGGAAAACTGGGCAAGACCTCCGAGAACCTGCAGGAGGGTATAAATGGGGAGACCTACGAGGTTGAGGAGATGTACCCTGTCTTTAAGAACGCGGCCGAGTTCCAGGGCGAAAGGGATGCCATCAGAACAACTCACTACGCCCTCGAGGCAGAAAAGATACATGCTGATTTCTACGCAAAGGCAAAAGAGAGGGCCGAGAAAGGAGAGGACTTCGAGATAAACAAAGTCTACATCTGTCCCGTTTGCGGCTACACCGTCGTCGATGAAATCCCCGAGAAGTGCCCGGTGTGCGGTGTTCCTGGGGATAAGTTTGTGATCTTCGAGTGA
- a CDS encoding peroxiredoxin, producing the protein MVKVGDVAPDFVLKDQNGEEFRLSDFRGRKVLLSFHPLAWTSICERQMKALEEHYDKLEELNVVPVGISVDSVPTKKAWAEHMGLKKLRILADFWPHGEVARKYGLFREKDGISERANVIIDENGRIAFVKVYPLGELPDLNEVLAVLKG; encoded by the coding sequence ATGGTAAAAGTTGGTGATGTTGCACCGGATTTTGTTTTGAAAGACCAGAACGGGGAGGAGTTCAGGCTTAGTGACTTCAGGGGGAGGAAGGTTCTTCTGTCTTTCCATCCTCTAGCATGGACTAGCATCTGCGAAAGGCAAATGAAGGCTCTAGAGGAACATTACGATAAGCTTGAGGAGCTCAACGTTGTTCCTGTGGGAATAAGCGTTGATTCAGTCCCCACAAAAAAGGCATGGGCAGAGCACATGGGCCTTAAAAAGCTCAGAATCCTTGCGGACTTCTGGCCCCATGGGGAAGTTGCCCGGAAGTACGGCCTCTTCAGGGAGAAGGATGGAATCTCGGAAAGGGCGAACGTGATAATAGACGAAAACGGCAGGATCGCTTTTGTGAAGGTCTATCCTCTCGGAGAGCTTCCGGACTTAAACGAGGTACTGGCAGTCCTGAAGGGATGA
- a CDS encoding DOMON domain-containing protein has protein sequence MAIGFEPSVAMKDADMIFGWVQDGQIVVMDTYSTGTYGPHPSDEEPGGTNDILAFAGKEENGYTVIEFKRNLDTGDQYDKAFKPGRR, from the coding sequence GTGGCAATAGGGTTTGAGCCCAGCGTTGCAATGAAAGATGCTGACATGATCTTCGGCTGGGTGCAGGATGGTCAGATCGTGGTCATGGACACGTACTCGACGGGAACCTATGGGCCTCACCCTTCTGATGAAGAGCCGGGCGGAACGAACGATATTCTGGCCTTCGCTGGAAAAGAGGAGAATGGCTACACCGTTATAGAGTTCAAGAGAAATCTTGATACGGGCGATCAGTATGACAAGGCCTTCAAGCCAGGCAGAAGATAA